The following are from one region of the Dreissena polymorpha isolate Duluth1 chromosome 2, UMN_Dpol_1.0, whole genome shotgun sequence genome:
- the LOC127867453 gene encoding tetratricopeptide repeat protein 30A-like isoform X1, translating into MAQIQIKEGEFTSTIYGMIKDQRFSEAVQVLNTQLQTHQRSRAALSLLGYCYYQKQDFVNASDCYEQLSIMHPEIEDYKLYYAQALYKACLYQEAMKVACQMDIPARQAEVVKLQAAIKYGEEDLPGAKSLVEQCPTDDPDTEINLGCLLFKEHRYQEACQKFTTAIQILGFKPDLAYNIALCHYMMKKYAPALKHIADIIEKGIKEHPELSVGMTTEGIDVRSVGNSLTLHETALVEAFNLKAAIEYQLKNSNATLRGDTNAGEYVEAACEALTDMPPRGEEELDAVSLHNQALMNMDQDPTQGFEKLQFLLQQNPFPPETFGNLLILYVKYEYYDLAADVLAENAHLTYKFLSSYLYDFLEAVITRQTSPEEAYRKLDEMATKQTETLRKLTKQVQEARTNHDDEAVKKAVNEYDEALERYIPILMQQAKIYWDMENYQQVEKIFRKSVEFCNEHDTWKLNVAHVLFMQENKYKEATGFYEPIVKKNYDNILNVSAIVLANLCVAYIMTSQNEEAEELMRKIEKEEEQVAYQDPQKKIYHLCIVNLVIGTLYCAKGNYEFGISRVIKSLEPYNKKLGTDTWYYAKRCFLSLIENMSKHMIMMRDAVVQECIQFLECCEMYGREVKALIEQPLEAEPMHPGKNTVTYEARLLKGLLLQLI; encoded by the exons ATGGCCCAAATTCAAATTAAAGAAGGCGAATTTACGTCAACCATATATGGAatg ATCAAAGACCAGAGGTTTAGCGAAGCTGTGCAGGTGTTGAACACTCAGTTACAGACTCATCAGAGG TCCAGGGCAGCCCTGTCCCTTCTTGGCTACTGCTACTACCAGAAGCAGGACTTTGTAAACGCCTCTGACTGCTACGAACAGCTGTCTATCATGCACCCAGAGATAGAGGACTACAAGCTGTACTACGCACAGGCCCTCTACAAGGCCTGCCTGTACCAGGAGGCAATGAAGGTTGCCTGTCAGATGGATATCCCTGCCAGGCAGGCTGAG GTGGTCAAACTTCAAGCTGCCATAAAATATGGTGAAGAAGATTTGCCTGGAGCTAAG AGTCTTGTTGAGCAATGTCCCACAGATGATCCGGACACAGAAATCAACCTGGGTTGCCTGCTGTTTAAG GAGCACAGGTACCAGGAGGCGTGTCAGAAGTTCACCACGGCTATCCAGATACTTGGGTTCAAGCCTGACCTGGCCTACAACATCGCCCTGTGTCACTACATGATGAAGAAGTATGCCCCAGCCCTCAAGCACATTGCCGACATTATAGAGAAAGGCATAAAAGAACATCCAG AGTTGAGCGTCGGCATGACAACTGAGGGTATCGATGTCCGCAGCGTCGGTAACTCACTGACTCTCCATGAGACAGCCCTGGTGGAGGCTTTCAACCTCAAGGCTGCCATCGAGTACCAGCTGAAGAACT CAAATGCAACTCTGAGAGGGGATACAAATGCAGGTGAGTATG TTGAGGCGGCGTGCGAGGCCCTGACCGACATGCCGCCACGTGGAGAGGAGGAACTGGATGCAGTCTCCCTCCACAACCAAGCACTCATGAACATGGACCAGGACCCGACCCAGGGCTTTGAAAAACTGCAGTTCCTCCTGCAGCAGAACCCCTTCCCACCAGAGACGTTCGGCAATCTGCTGATACTATATGTGAAATATGAG TACTATGATTTGGCTGCAGATGTTCTGGCAGAAAATGCTCATCTGACATACAAGTTCTTGTCATCA TACCTGTATGACTTCCTGGAAGCCGTTATCACAAGGCAGACGTCCCCTGAAGAGGCGTACAGGAAGCTAGATGAGATGGCCACCAAGCAGACAGAAACTCTCCGCAAACTCACCAAACAG GTGCAAGAAGCCAGGACCAATCATGATGATGAGGCAGTGAAGAAAGCTGTGAATGAATATGACGAAGCTCTGGAAAG GTACATCCCAATCCTGATGCAGCAGGCTAAGATCTACTGGGACATGGAGAACTACCAGCAAGTTGAGAAGATCTTCAGGAAGTCAGTAGAGTTCTGTAATGAGCATGACACATGGAAGCTCAACGTGGCCCATGTGCTCTTCATGCAGGAGAATAAGTACAAGGAGGCAACGGGCTTCTATGAACCAATTGTCAAGAAAAACTATGACAAC ATTCTGAACGTCAGTGCTATAGTCCTGGCCAACCTGTGTGTAGCCTATATCATGACCAGCCAGAATGAAGAG GCTGAGGAGTTGATGAGGAAGATCgagaaggaggaggagcaggtggcctaTCAGGACCCGCAGAAGAAGATTTACCATCTGTGTATTGTCAACTTGGTCATTGG TACGCTGTACTGCGCGAAGGGCAACTACGAGTTTGGCATTTCCCGCGTGATCAAGAGCCTGGAGCCGTACAACAAGAAGCTGGGCACCGACACCTGGTACTATGCCAAGCGATGTTTCCTCTCGCTGATCGAGAACATGTCGAAGCACATGATAATGATGCGTGACGCTGTCGTGCAGGAGTGCATTCAGTTCCTGGAGTGCTGCGAAA TGTATGGTCGGGAGGTGAAGGCCCTTATAGAGCAGCCCTTAGAGGCAGAGCCCATGCACCCTGGGAAGAACACAGTCACATACGAGGCCCGCCTGCTCAAGGGCCTGCTGCTGCAGCTGATTTAG
- the LOC127867453 gene encoding tetratricopeptide repeat protein 30A-like isoform X2 has translation MAQIQIKEGEFTSTIYGMIKDQRFSEAVQVLNTQLQTHQRSRAALSLLGYCYYQKQDFVNASDCYEQLSIMHPEIEDYKLYYAQALYKACLYQEAMKVACQMDIPARQAEVVKLQAAIKYGEEDLPGAKSLVEQCPTDDPDTEINLGCLLFKEHRYQEACQKFTTAIQILGFKPDLAYNIALCHYMMKKYAPALKHIADIIEKGIKEHPELSVGMTTEGIDVRSVGNSLTLHETALVEAFNLKAAIEYQLKNSNATLRGDTNAVEAACEALTDMPPRGEEELDAVSLHNQALMNMDQDPTQGFEKLQFLLQQNPFPPETFGNLLILYVKYEYYDLAADVLAENAHLTYKFLSSYLYDFLEAVITRQTSPEEAYRKLDEMATKQTETLRKLTKQVQEARTNHDDEAVKKAVNEYDEALERYIPILMQQAKIYWDMENYQQVEKIFRKSVEFCNEHDTWKLNVAHVLFMQENKYKEATGFYEPIVKKNYDNILNVSAIVLANLCVAYIMTSQNEEAEELMRKIEKEEEQVAYQDPQKKIYHLCIVNLVIGTLYCAKGNYEFGISRVIKSLEPYNKKLGTDTWYYAKRCFLSLIENMSKHMIMMRDAVVQECIQFLECCEMYGREVKALIEQPLEAEPMHPGKNTVTYEARLLKGLLLQLI, from the exons ATGGCCCAAATTCAAATTAAAGAAGGCGAATTTACGTCAACCATATATGGAatg ATCAAAGACCAGAGGTTTAGCGAAGCTGTGCAGGTGTTGAACACTCAGTTACAGACTCATCAGAGG TCCAGGGCAGCCCTGTCCCTTCTTGGCTACTGCTACTACCAGAAGCAGGACTTTGTAAACGCCTCTGACTGCTACGAACAGCTGTCTATCATGCACCCAGAGATAGAGGACTACAAGCTGTACTACGCACAGGCCCTCTACAAGGCCTGCCTGTACCAGGAGGCAATGAAGGTTGCCTGTCAGATGGATATCCCTGCCAGGCAGGCTGAG GTGGTCAAACTTCAAGCTGCCATAAAATATGGTGAAGAAGATTTGCCTGGAGCTAAG AGTCTTGTTGAGCAATGTCCCACAGATGATCCGGACACAGAAATCAACCTGGGTTGCCTGCTGTTTAAG GAGCACAGGTACCAGGAGGCGTGTCAGAAGTTCACCACGGCTATCCAGATACTTGGGTTCAAGCCTGACCTGGCCTACAACATCGCCCTGTGTCACTACATGATGAAGAAGTATGCCCCAGCCCTCAAGCACATTGCCGACATTATAGAGAAAGGCATAAAAGAACATCCAG AGTTGAGCGTCGGCATGACAACTGAGGGTATCGATGTCCGCAGCGTCGGTAACTCACTGACTCTCCATGAGACAGCCCTGGTGGAGGCTTTCAACCTCAAGGCTGCCATCGAGTACCAGCTGAAGAACT CAAATGCAACTCTGAGAGGGGATACAAATGCAG TTGAGGCGGCGTGCGAGGCCCTGACCGACATGCCGCCACGTGGAGAGGAGGAACTGGATGCAGTCTCCCTCCACAACCAAGCACTCATGAACATGGACCAGGACCCGACCCAGGGCTTTGAAAAACTGCAGTTCCTCCTGCAGCAGAACCCCTTCCCACCAGAGACGTTCGGCAATCTGCTGATACTATATGTGAAATATGAG TACTATGATTTGGCTGCAGATGTTCTGGCAGAAAATGCTCATCTGACATACAAGTTCTTGTCATCA TACCTGTATGACTTCCTGGAAGCCGTTATCACAAGGCAGACGTCCCCTGAAGAGGCGTACAGGAAGCTAGATGAGATGGCCACCAAGCAGACAGAAACTCTCCGCAAACTCACCAAACAG GTGCAAGAAGCCAGGACCAATCATGATGATGAGGCAGTGAAGAAAGCTGTGAATGAATATGACGAAGCTCTGGAAAG GTACATCCCAATCCTGATGCAGCAGGCTAAGATCTACTGGGACATGGAGAACTACCAGCAAGTTGAGAAGATCTTCAGGAAGTCAGTAGAGTTCTGTAATGAGCATGACACATGGAAGCTCAACGTGGCCCATGTGCTCTTCATGCAGGAGAATAAGTACAAGGAGGCAACGGGCTTCTATGAACCAATTGTCAAGAAAAACTATGACAAC ATTCTGAACGTCAGTGCTATAGTCCTGGCCAACCTGTGTGTAGCCTATATCATGACCAGCCAGAATGAAGAG GCTGAGGAGTTGATGAGGAAGATCgagaaggaggaggagcaggtggcctaTCAGGACCCGCAGAAGAAGATTTACCATCTGTGTATTGTCAACTTGGTCATTGG TACGCTGTACTGCGCGAAGGGCAACTACGAGTTTGGCATTTCCCGCGTGATCAAGAGCCTGGAGCCGTACAACAAGAAGCTGGGCACCGACACCTGGTACTATGCCAAGCGATGTTTCCTCTCGCTGATCGAGAACATGTCGAAGCACATGATAATGATGCGTGACGCTGTCGTGCAGGAGTGCATTCAGTTCCTGGAGTGCTGCGAAA TGTATGGTCGGGAGGTGAAGGCCCTTATAGAGCAGCCCTTAGAGGCAGAGCCCATGCACCCTGGGAAGAACACAGTCACATACGAGGCCCGCCTGCTCAAGGGCCTGCTGCTGCAGCTGATTTAG
- the LOC127867453 gene encoding tetratricopeptide repeat protein 30A-like isoform X3 — translation MAQIQIKEGEFTSTIYGMIKDQRFSEAVQVLNTQLQTHQRSRAALSLLGYCYYQKQDFVNASDCYEQLSIMHPEIEDYKLYYAQALYKACLYQEAMKVACQMDIPARQAEVVKLQAAIKYGEEDLPGAKSLVEQCPTDDPDTEINLGCLLFKEHRYQEACQKFTTAIQILGFKPDLAYNIALCHYMMKKYAPALKHIADIIEKGIKEHPELSVGMTTEGIDVRSVGNSLTLHETALVEAFNLKAAIEYQLKNFEAACEALTDMPPRGEEELDAVSLHNQALMNMDQDPTQGFEKLQFLLQQNPFPPETFGNLLILYVKYEYYDLAADVLAENAHLTYKFLSSYLYDFLEAVITRQTSPEEAYRKLDEMATKQTETLRKLTKQVQEARTNHDDEAVKKAVNEYDEALERYIPILMQQAKIYWDMENYQQVEKIFRKSVEFCNEHDTWKLNVAHVLFMQENKYKEATGFYEPIVKKNYDNILNVSAIVLANLCVAYIMTSQNEEAEELMRKIEKEEEQVAYQDPQKKIYHLCIVNLVIGTLYCAKGNYEFGISRVIKSLEPYNKKLGTDTWYYAKRCFLSLIENMSKHMIMMRDAVVQECIQFLECCEMYGREVKALIEQPLEAEPMHPGKNTVTYEARLLKGLLLQLI, via the exons ATGGCCCAAATTCAAATTAAAGAAGGCGAATTTACGTCAACCATATATGGAatg ATCAAAGACCAGAGGTTTAGCGAAGCTGTGCAGGTGTTGAACACTCAGTTACAGACTCATCAGAGG TCCAGGGCAGCCCTGTCCCTTCTTGGCTACTGCTACTACCAGAAGCAGGACTTTGTAAACGCCTCTGACTGCTACGAACAGCTGTCTATCATGCACCCAGAGATAGAGGACTACAAGCTGTACTACGCACAGGCCCTCTACAAGGCCTGCCTGTACCAGGAGGCAATGAAGGTTGCCTGTCAGATGGATATCCCTGCCAGGCAGGCTGAG GTGGTCAAACTTCAAGCTGCCATAAAATATGGTGAAGAAGATTTGCCTGGAGCTAAG AGTCTTGTTGAGCAATGTCCCACAGATGATCCGGACACAGAAATCAACCTGGGTTGCCTGCTGTTTAAG GAGCACAGGTACCAGGAGGCGTGTCAGAAGTTCACCACGGCTATCCAGATACTTGGGTTCAAGCCTGACCTGGCCTACAACATCGCCCTGTGTCACTACATGATGAAGAAGTATGCCCCAGCCCTCAAGCACATTGCCGACATTATAGAGAAAGGCATAAAAGAACATCCAG AGTTGAGCGTCGGCATGACAACTGAGGGTATCGATGTCCGCAGCGTCGGTAACTCACTGACTCTCCATGAGACAGCCCTGGTGGAGGCTTTCAACCTCAAGGCTGCCATCGAGTACCAGCTGAAGAACT TTGAGGCGGCGTGCGAGGCCCTGACCGACATGCCGCCACGTGGAGAGGAGGAACTGGATGCAGTCTCCCTCCACAACCAAGCACTCATGAACATGGACCAGGACCCGACCCAGGGCTTTGAAAAACTGCAGTTCCTCCTGCAGCAGAACCCCTTCCCACCAGAGACGTTCGGCAATCTGCTGATACTATATGTGAAATATGAG TACTATGATTTGGCTGCAGATGTTCTGGCAGAAAATGCTCATCTGACATACAAGTTCTTGTCATCA TACCTGTATGACTTCCTGGAAGCCGTTATCACAAGGCAGACGTCCCCTGAAGAGGCGTACAGGAAGCTAGATGAGATGGCCACCAAGCAGACAGAAACTCTCCGCAAACTCACCAAACAG GTGCAAGAAGCCAGGACCAATCATGATGATGAGGCAGTGAAGAAAGCTGTGAATGAATATGACGAAGCTCTGGAAAG GTACATCCCAATCCTGATGCAGCAGGCTAAGATCTACTGGGACATGGAGAACTACCAGCAAGTTGAGAAGATCTTCAGGAAGTCAGTAGAGTTCTGTAATGAGCATGACACATGGAAGCTCAACGTGGCCCATGTGCTCTTCATGCAGGAGAATAAGTACAAGGAGGCAACGGGCTTCTATGAACCAATTGTCAAGAAAAACTATGACAAC ATTCTGAACGTCAGTGCTATAGTCCTGGCCAACCTGTGTGTAGCCTATATCATGACCAGCCAGAATGAAGAG GCTGAGGAGTTGATGAGGAAGATCgagaaggaggaggagcaggtggcctaTCAGGACCCGCAGAAGAAGATTTACCATCTGTGTATTGTCAACTTGGTCATTGG TACGCTGTACTGCGCGAAGGGCAACTACGAGTTTGGCATTTCCCGCGTGATCAAGAGCCTGGAGCCGTACAACAAGAAGCTGGGCACCGACACCTGGTACTATGCCAAGCGATGTTTCCTCTCGCTGATCGAGAACATGTCGAAGCACATGATAATGATGCGTGACGCTGTCGTGCAGGAGTGCATTCAGTTCCTGGAGTGCTGCGAAA TGTATGGTCGGGAGGTGAAGGCCCTTATAGAGCAGCCCTTAGAGGCAGAGCCCATGCACCCTGGGAAGAACACAGTCACATACGAGGCCCGCCTGCTCAAGGGCCTGCTGCTGCAGCTGATTTAG